A genomic stretch from Candidatus Omnitrophota bacterium includes:
- a CDS encoding PilZ domain-containing protein, whose amino-acid sequence MKLNYKGEDRREFERIDFSAPLQYKICRKETISKLLEGYTSNVSQTGLLCVVNSEVKINSILWLNFDRGTLHFCSDLERRCFIYQKGVIGKVVRVLPRKKGDFEVGIKFITREEKDLSRNYIC is encoded by the coding sequence ATGAAGTTAAACTATAAGGGCGAAGACAGGAGAGAGTTTGAGCGCATTGATTTCAGCGCGCCGCTGCAATATAAGATATGCCGCAAGGAAACGATCTCTAAACTGCTTGAAGGGTACACCTCCAACGTAAGCCAGACAGGGCTGCTTTGCGTCGTAAACAGCGAGGTAAAGATCAACAGCATATTATGGCTGAATTTTGACAGGGGCACGCTGCATTTCTGTTCCGACCTGGAGAGAAGGTGTTTTATTTATCAAAAGGGCGTGATAGGAAAGGTCGTGCGCGTGCTCCCCAGGAAGAAAGGCGATTTTGAAGTCGGTATAAAATTCATTACCAGGGAAGAAAAGGACCTGAGCAGGAACTATATATGCTGA
- a CDS encoding homoserine dehydrogenase, which produces MKRINVGLIGAGTVGKGVIRILKERKAMLREKLGVEIFLKRACDKEAGAFNSLNLPREMITRRAEDIISDPQIDIVVELIGGINPAKDLIRDSLKSGKYVVTANKALLSDCGAELFALAKAKDKSIYFEASVCAGVPVIKSIREGLVANRFNSVYGIVNGTSNYILSRMSQERISFAEALKEAKKKGYAEKDPSLDINGVDSAHKLVLLAYLAFGRFISLGEVFIEGISKISSADIEYAKDMDLEIKLLAIAKKQGSQLEVRVHPTLIPREHPLASISGVDNAIYLSCDLVGNLLFHGPGAGQLSAASAVVSDLVDLSKDIKAGMFRSSINVIPDRGIVSIKKIDEIESRYYIRVMVLDKPGVLATISGVLGRHNISIASVSQKERRRAEFVPIVMITHEAREKDMRMASEKINKLPQARGGLVAIRIEEL; this is translated from the coding sequence ATGAAGCGTATAAATGTAGGGCTCATAGGAGCCGGCACCGTGGGTAAAGGGGTCATAAGGATCCTTAAAGAGAGGAAGGCGATGCTCAGGGAGAAGCTCGGGGTAGAGATATTCCTGAAGAGGGCCTGCGATAAAGAGGCAGGCGCGTTCAACTCTTTGAATCTGCCCCGGGAAATGATTACCCGCAGGGCCGAAGACATCATTTCCGACCCTCAGATAGATATAGTCGTTGAGCTTATCGGCGGCATTAACCCCGCGAAAGACCTTATCAGGGATTCCCTTAAGAGCGGTAAATACGTAGTTACCGCGAATAAGGCGTTATTATCCGACTGCGGCGCGGAATTATTCGCTCTGGCAAAGGCAAAGGATAAGAGCATCTATTTTGAAGCGTCGGTGTGCGCCGGCGTGCCTGTGATCAAGTCCATCAGAGAAGGATTGGTGGCGAACAGGTTTAACAGCGTTTACGGCATAGTCAACGGCACATCAAATTACATACTTTCCCGTATGAGCCAGGAGCGCATAAGCTTTGCCGAGGCGTTAAAAGAGGCGAAGAAAAAAGGGTACGCGGAAAAGGACCCGTCCCTGGACATAAACGGCGTTGATTCGGCGCACAAGCTTGTGCTTCTGGCGTATCTGGCGTTCGGCAGGTTTATCTCTTTGGGAGAGGTATTCATTGAAGGTATCTCAAAGATCTCCAGCGCCGATATAGAATACGCCAAAGATATGGACCTTGAGATCAAGCTGCTGGCGATCGCGAAAAAACAGGGCAGCCAGCTTGAGGTGAGGGTGCATCCTACTCTTATCCCCAGGGAGCATCCGCTTGCTTCAATAAGCGGCGTGGATAATGCCATATACCTGTCCTGCGATCTCGTGGGCAATCTGCTTTTTCATGGCCCGGGCGCCGGGCAGCTTTCGGCGGCGTCCGCGGTGGTAAGCGACCTGGTGGATCTGAGCAAGGATATAAAGGCGGGGATGTTCCGCTCCAGTATTAATGTGATCCCCGACAGGGGGATCGTTTCCATCAAAAAGATAGATGAGATAGAATCCCGCTATTATATCCGCGTAATGGTCCTGGATAAGCCGGGGGTGCTGGCTACCATATCAGGAGTTTTAGGCAGGCACAATATAAGCATCGCCTCGGTCAGCCAGAAGGAAAGAAGGCGCGCTGAATTTGTGCCTATTGTGATGATCACTCATGAGGCCAGAGAGAAGGATATGAGGATGGCTTCCGAGAAGATAAACAAACTGCCTCAGGCAAGAGGCGGCCTTGTGGCGATAAGGATAGAAGAGTTATGA
- the thrC gene encoding threonine synthase, which yields MIYKGVIDRYRKYLPVNDSTPCVTLNEGNTPLIFSPVLSNMAGDGFEVYLKFEGLNPTGSFKDRGMTVAVSKAKEASAKAVICASTGNTSASAAAYAARANMRCVVVLPKGAIALGKLAQALIHNARVIAVSGNFDDALNIVREISSSRSFTLVNSLNPYRIEGQKTAAFEICDSLQGAPDYQVMPVGNAGNITAYWKGYKEYKEKGVISSLPKMLGFQAEGAAPIVRNKKIDKPETIATAIRIGNPASWQGAVNARDESGGLIDMVSDDEIISAYKMLASSEGVFAEPASAASIAGLIKLIDKGYFKADRRNKGGKTRLVCILTGHGLKDPDRAIKTIKKPKVVKATVSAVLKEI from the coding sequence ATGATCTACAAAGGCGTGATAGACAGGTATAGGAAGTATCTTCCAGTAAATGATTCAACCCCCTGCGTGACTCTGAACGAAGGCAATACGCCCTTGATCTTCTCGCCTGTTTTGAGCAACATGGCCGGCGATGGCTTTGAGGTGTATCTTAAATTTGAAGGCCTTAATCCCACCGGCTCATTTAAGGACAGGGGCATGACCGTCGCCGTGTCAAAGGCAAAAGAGGCGTCGGCTAAAGCGGTCATCTGCGCCTCAACCGGCAACACCTCTGCCTCTGCCGCGGCATACGCTGCCAGGGCCAATATGCGGTGCGTTGTGGTCCTGCCGAAAGGCGCTATTGCTTTGGGCAAACTCGCGCAGGCGTTGATCCATAATGCCAGGGTGATCGCGGTCAGCGGCAATTTTGACGACGCATTGAACATCGTCAGGGAAATAAGTTCCAGCCGGAGCTTTACTCTGGTAAACTCGCTTAATCCTTATAGAATAGAAGGGCAGAAGACCGCCGCCTTTGAGATCTGCGACAGCCTGCAGGGGGCGCCTGATTATCAGGTTATGCCTGTCGGCAACGCCGGCAATATTACGGCGTATTGGAAGGGCTATAAAGAATATAAGGAAAAGGGAGTTATCAGCTCTTTGCCGAAGATGCTGGGTTTTCAGGCGGAGGGCGCGGCTCCGATAGTCAGGAATAAAAAGATCGATAAACCCGAGACCATTGCCACCGCTATCCGCATAGGCAATCCCGCCAGCTGGCAGGGCGCGGTCAATGCCAGGGATGAATCAGGCGGATTGATAGATATGGTGTCTGATGACGAGATCATCTCCGCTTATAAGATGCTGGCTTCTTCGGAAGGCGTTTTCGCGGAGCCGGCATCAGCCGCGTCGATCGCGGGCCTGATCAAGCTTATTGATAAGGGCTACTTTAAGGCGGACAGGCGTAATAAAGGCGGGAAGACCAGGCTCGTCTGCATCCTTACCGGGCACGGCTTAAAGGACCCTGACCGGGCGATCAAGACAATAAAGAAACCGAAGGTCGTGAAGGCGACAGTATCAGCGGTGTTAAAAGAGATTTGA
- a CDS encoding carbon starvation protein A translates to MDSVALVVVALAVFSWGYRFYAKRFEDRIGVDHKHAPPSVAKYDGIDYVPAKNWFVLFGHHFSSIAGAGPIVGPVIATLVWGWLPAAIWIIVGTVFVGGIHDFGSLLVSVREGGSSIADVASKAISPRARIMFSWFVLLALILVVSVFAYLSAKTFIDEPGIVIPSLGLIPLAMALGFAIYRLRANFVLATILGLAALCVLIYTGYNFPVTIQNNAVVIWLTALFIYVFFASILPVHILLQPRDYLSGFLLLAGLIFGYAGIFITRPNMNIPLYNTWSSGYGMLWPALFVTVACGAVSGFHSLISSGTTSKQLPNESLAKRISYGGMVVEGILAIMAVIVVASSCMRGDSGSALKQLGPIGIFGRGFGVVTAPILGKYGSFFGLAVLNAFILTTLDTATRIARYLFEELFGLKNRFLSTAVIAAAGFILALSGKWMMLWPAFGAANQLVAALALLVISGWLIARKKGFMVTFIPSVFVLLTTQFAIILQAVNNAKGREIPLFIISVVLLCLSGFVVKDFLDLIKKRRRVQHA, encoded by the coding sequence ATGGATTCGGTCGCCCTGGTCGTAGTCGCGCTGGCGGTTTTCTCGTGGGGCTACAGGTTCTACGCGAAGCGTTTTGAGGACAGGATCGGCGTGGACCATAAACACGCGCCTCCATCGGTTGCCAAATACGACGGCATAGATTATGTCCCCGCGAAGAACTGGTTTGTCTTGTTCGGCCATCACTTTTCTTCCATTGCCGGCGCCGGCCCGATAGTCGGCCCGGTTATTGCCACGCTTGTATGGGGATGGCTGCCCGCTGCCATCTGGATCATAGTGGGGACGGTTTTTGTCGGCGGTATACATGATTTCGGGTCGCTCCTGGTTTCGGTCAGGGAAGGGGGCAGCTCTATAGCGGATGTTGCCAGCAAGGCGATATCGCCGCGCGCCAGGATCATGTTCTCCTGGTTTGTGCTGCTGGCATTGATACTGGTCGTGTCGGTATTTGCCTATTTGAGCGCTAAGACATTTATAGACGAGCCCGGTATCGTTATACCGTCTTTGGGTTTGATACCGCTGGCTATGGCGCTGGGTTTCGCGATCTATAGATTAAGGGCCAACTTTGTTTTGGCGACTATCCTGGGCCTGGCCGCCCTTTGCGTCTTGATCTATACCGGTTATAATTTCCCGGTGACCATACAAAACAACGCTGTCGTCATATGGCTGACAGCGCTTTTTATATATGTGTTCTTCGCTTCTATTTTGCCTGTACACATACTGCTTCAGCCGCGGGATTATCTTAGCGGTTTCCTTCTTCTCGCGGGCCTTATCTTCGGATACGCCGGCATATTTATTACCAGGCCCAATATGAACATACCGCTTTACAATACATGGTCCAGCGGCTACGGAATGCTCTGGCCCGCGCTTTTTGTCACGGTTGCCTGCGGGGCGGTATCAGGCTTTCATTCCCTGATATCAAGCGGCACCACGTCAAAACAGCTGCCGAACGAATCGCTGGCAAAAAGGATAAGTTACGGCGGCATGGTCGTAGAGGGCATACTTGCCATAATGGCGGTGATCGTGGTCGCCTCTTCCTGTATGCGCGGCGATTCAGGTTCCGCCCTTAAACAATTAGGGCCCATAGGCATTTTCGGCAGGGGTTTCGGTGTGGTCACCGCTCCCATATTGGGAAAATACGGCAGTTTTTTCGGCCTGGCTGTATTGAACGCCTTTATCCTTACCACCCTTGATACTGCCACGCGCATAGCCAGGTATCTGTTTGAGGAATTATTCGGATTAAAGAATAGATTCTTATCTACCGCCGTCATAGCGGCGGCCGGCTTCATTCTTGCCTTGAGCGGAAAATGGATGATGCTTTGGCCCGCGTTCGGCGCGGCAAACCAGTTGGTGGCGGCGCTCGCGCTTTTGGTCATAAGCGGATGGCTGATAGCGAGAAAGAAAGGCTTCATGGTCACTTTTATACCCTCCGTCTTTGTATTGTTGACCACGCAGTTCGCGATTATACTGCAGGCGGTAAATAACGCGAAGGGCCGTGAGATCCCGCTTTTTATCATATCGGTCGTGTTATTGTGCCTTTCGGGTTTCGTAGTTAAGGACTTTTTGGATTTAATCAAGAAACGGAGGCGTGTCCAGCATGCTTAG
- a CDS encoding aspartate kinase, giving the protein MLRKKRIIVQKFGGSSVATVEKIKNVAKRACDYKSKGMDVVVVVSALGDTTDELIGLAHEIDKGPSEREMDMLLSTGEQISSALLAMAIHKLGYEAISFTGSQVGIITDTTHTKARIVNIATHKIRKHLKQGKIVIVAGFQGVTPYQDITTLGRGGSDLTAVALAKVLGAAICEIYTDVEGVFTTDPNIERRARKIKRITYDEMLEMASLGAQVMQARSIEVAKKFNVIIHVRSSFNRKKGTFILREVRSMEDVVVNGITLNKGEAKITICNVPDRPGVAAQIFKELSNGGVNIDTIVQNVSHTRQTDISFTVPKVDLNKGIRLTKKVAGSIGAGDVMKDARIARVSIVGVGMKSHRGVAAKMFETLAENKINIEMITTSEISISCIINGRYGRKAVKALHSAFGLDKK; this is encoded by the coding sequence ATGCTTAGAAAGAAACGTATAATTGTGCAGAAGTTCGGGGGCAGTTCCGTTGCTACGGTTGAGAAGATAAAAAATGTGGCAAAGAGGGCCTGCGATTATAAGAGTAAGGGCATGGATGTGGTGGTAGTGGTCTCCGCCCTTGGGGATACGACCGATGAGCTGATAGGGTTGGCGCATGAAATAGATAAAGGCCCTTCAGAGAGGGAAATGGATATGCTTTTGTCCACGGGAGAGCAGATATCTTCAGCCCTTCTGGCAATGGCCATACATAAATTGGGCTATGAGGCGATATCGTTTACCGGTTCGCAGGTCGGCATAATAACGGATACGACCCACACAAAGGCGCGCATAGTGAATATCGCCACGCACAAGATCAGAAAACATCTAAAGCAGGGCAAGATCGTAATAGTCGCCGGATTCCAGGGGGTGACCCCTTATCAGGATATAACTACGTTAGGCAGGGGCGGCTCCGACCTTACGGCGGTGGCGCTGGCTAAGGTGCTGGGCGCCGCTATCTGCGAGATCTACACCGATGTGGAAGGCGTGTTCACGACAGACCCGAATATAGAGCGCAGGGCCAGGAAGATCAAAAGGATAACTTATGACGAGATGCTGGAGATGGCCTCTTTGGGGGCGCAGGTCATGCAGGCGCGCTCTATTGAGGTGGCGAAGAAGTTCAACGTGATAATACACGTCAGGTCGTCATTCAACAGAAAAAAAGGCACATTTATTTTAAGGGAGGTAAGGTCAATGGAAGATGTTGTGGTGAACGGCATAACATTAAACAAGGGCGAGGCGAAGATCACTATTTGTAACGTGCCTGACAGGCCGGGGGTCGCCGCGCAGATATTCAAGGAGCTGTCCAACGGCGGCGTCAACATAGATACGATAGTCCAGAACGTAAGCCATACCAGGCAGACCGATATATCCTTTACCGTGCCGAAGGTGGATCTGAACAAGGGCATACGGCTGACGAAGAAGGTCGCCGGTTCGATAGGGGCCGGAGACGTGATGAAGGACGCGCGGATCGCCAGGGTGTCCATAGTAGGCGTGGGCATGAAGAGCCATCGCGGTGTGGCGGCAAAGATGTTTGAGACGCTGGCGGAGAATAAGATAAATATTGAAATGATAACCACATCGGAGATCAGTATCTCCTGTATAATAAACGGCAGGTACGGCCGCAAGGCGGTAAAGGCGCTGCATTCTGCTTTCGGGCTGGATAAGAAGTAG
- a CDS encoding phosphopantothenoylcysteine decarboxylase, with protein sequence MKNKRILITAGPTWVPIDSIRVISNVSSGRTGISLAEEADRRGASVTLMLGPVGDIKTRNGIKLLRFRFFDELKKILNRQLSVKRFDIIIHLAAVSDFKVAGAIKGKIPSGRRMALKLEPAEKLSDIIRKKAKGALLVIFKLEAGVSSRELVKRARAAMERCSADMVVANMFRGLRYTAFIISGEKIYTVNRREGVAKILFRAIEQVRE encoded by the coding sequence TTGAAAAATAAGAGGATATTGATTACAGCGGGCCCCACATGGGTGCCGATTGACAGCATACGCGTCATCAGTAATGTTTCCAGCGGCCGTACCGGAATATCATTGGCCGAAGAGGCAGACAGGAGAGGCGCTTCAGTTACCTTAATGCTTGGCCCTGTAGGCGATATCAAGACCAGGAACGGCATAAAGCTGCTGCGTTTCCGTTTTTTTGACGAATTAAAGAAAATACTTAACAGGCAATTAAGCGTCAAAAGATTTGATATAATAATACATCTTGCCGCTGTTTCTGATTTTAAGGTCGCCGGCGCCATAAAGGGTAAGATACCTTCCGGCAGGAGGATGGCGCTTAAATTGGAACCGGCGGAAAAACTGTCGGATATTATAAGGAAGAAGGCGAAAGGCGCGCTTTTGGTGATATTCAAACTCGAGGCGGGAGTCAGCAGCCGGGAACTTGTAAAGCGGGCAAGGGCGGCGATGGAAAGATGTTCCGCGGATATGGTTGTGGCAAATATGTTCCGGGGGCTCAGGTACACCGCGTTTATTATAAGCGGCGAGAAGATATATACAGTCAATAGGAGAGAGGGAGTGGCGAAGATCTTATTTAGAGCGATAGAGCAGGTGCGCGAATGA
- the cimA gene encoding citramalate synthase, which yields MKAIEIYDTTLRDGAQGEGISFSVTDKIRIARELDMLGAHYVEGGWPGSNPKDMEFFLKMSKEPLQKARLTAFSMTRRPGAKAQNDPNILSLVDSGVKHVAIVGKTWDLHIGDVLKITLEENLEIIRDTVGFLSSKGMAVFYDAEHFFDACRSNKDYSLKCLLTACEAGAKAIVLCDTNGGTITSEVSRVIKELRPRIKPLLGIHCHNDCGLAIANSIAAVEAGADMVQGTINGIGERCGNADLVPIIANLKIKLGIDCISDEKLKDLAKVSHFVSEISNMRQKNDQPFVGSSAFAHKGGMHINAVMKNPKSYEHIDPSLVGNHRRILVSELGGRTGILLRAKGLELDLSKEDPQTKKILKLVQELENKGYHFEAAEASFELLMKKALKKYKEFFTLEGFRVVVEKKSDKKITSEAIIKLNVNGAKEHTAAEGDGPVNALDNALRKALKDFYPALSKMRLSDFKVRVLDEKVGTAAKVRVLIQSQDEEDSWSTIGVSENIIEASWQALVDSVEYKLLKDKVNE from the coding sequence ATGAAAGCGATTGAAATTTACGATACGACATTAAGGGACGGGGCGCAGGGAGAGGGTATCTCCTTTTCGGTGACGGACAAGATAAGGATCGCGCGCGAACTGGATATGCTGGGCGCGCATTATGTGGAAGGGGGCTGGCCCGGTTCCAACCCCAAGGATATGGAATTCTTTTTGAAAATGTCAAAGGAGCCCCTGCAAAAAGCGCGCCTGACCGCTTTCAGCATGACCCGCAGGCCCGGCGCGAAGGCGCAAAACGACCCCAATATCCTGTCTCTGGTAGATTCCGGCGTAAAACACGTTGCTATCGTCGGGAAGACCTGGGACCTGCACATCGGAGATGTATTGAAGATCACCCTTGAGGAAAACCTGGAGATCATAAGGGATACGGTGGGTTTCCTGTCGTCAAAGGGGATGGCTGTATTTTACGACGCGGAGCACTTTTTTGACGCCTGCCGTTCCAACAAGGATTACAGTTTGAAGTGCCTGCTTACTGCCTGCGAGGCAGGGGCAAAGGCGATCGTGTTATGCGATACTAACGGCGGGACGATCACTTCGGAAGTTTCGCGGGTGATCAAGGAATTGCGGCCCAGGATCAAACCGCTGCTTGGGATCCACTGTCACAATGACTGCGGCCTGGCGATCGCCAACTCCATCGCTGCCGTGGAAGCGGGGGCGGATATGGTTCAGGGGACTATCAACGGGATCGGGGAGCGCTGCGGCAACGCGGATCTGGTCCCGATCATCGCCAATCTGAAGATCAAGCTGGGCATTGATTGTATCAGCGATGAGAAACTGAAAGATCTGGCAAAGGTCTCGCATTTTGTCAGCGAGATCAGCAATATGCGCCAGAAAAACGACCAGCCATTTGTCGGCTCATCCGCCTTCGCGCATAAAGGAGGCATGCATATAAACGCCGTGATGAAGAACCCTAAGAGTTATGAACATATAGATCCGTCGTTGGTAGGCAACCATCGCAGGATCCTGGTGTCTGAGCTGGGAGGCAGGACCGGCATTTTATTGCGCGCCAAAGGACTGGAGCTGGATCTAAGCAAGGAAGACCCGCAGACCAAAAAGATACTGAAGCTGGTGCAGGAGCTGGAGAATAAGGGCTATCACTTTGAGGCGGCCGAGGCCTCCTTTGAGCTGCTGATGAAAAAGGCGCTGAAGAAATATAAGGAATTTTTCACGCTGGAAGGTTTCCGCGTTGTGGTAGAAAAAAAATCGGATAAAAAGATCACTTCAGAAGCGATAATCAAATTAAATGTGAACGGAGCGAAGGAGCATACCGCCGCGGAAGGCGACGGCCCTGTTAACGCCCTTGACAACGCCCTGCGCAAGGCGCTTAAGGATTTTTATCCGGCGCTTTCAAAGATGCGCCTTTCAGATTTTAAGGTGCGCGTTCTGGACGAGAAGGTCGGGACGGCTGCCAAGGTGCGCGTGCTCATACAATCGCAGGATGAAGAAGATTCCTGGAGCACCATCGGCGTCTCCGAAAACATTATTGAGGCGTCATGGCAGGCCCTGGTAGATAGCGTAGAGTATAAATTATTGAAGGATAAAGTTAATGAATGA
- a CDS encoding NAD(P)-dependent glycerol-3-phosphate dehydrogenase, protein MLNIAVLGDGGWGTTLAVLLSKKGHKVSLWGAFRDYVSVLDSERVNWKFLPGISIPADILITSDIKDAAAGKDIIILAVPSQYLRGVLKKLKGCCGRGAVFVSVTKGIENRTLMRMTEVARDVLGNIRIAALSGPTIAREVAEGMPTTVVVASADRKMNTFLQDVFSTEKFRVYTNNDLAGVELGGSVKNIIAIACGISDGLGFGTNTKAAIVSRGLVEMKRLGAAMGAKEKTFSGISGLGDLVTTCISPFSRNRSVGEQIGKGRKLPEIINRLKMVAEGVPTAKSVFQLSKKYAVEMPIAAEIYKVIYRNKSPRQAVYELMTRSKKGE, encoded by the coding sequence ATGCTGAACATCGCGGTGTTAGGAGACGGCGGCTGGGGCACTACACTGGCGGTCCTTTTGTCTAAGAAGGGCCATAAGGTGAGTTTGTGGGGCGCGTTCAGGGATTATGTGTCTGTCCTTGATTCCGAGAGGGTGAATTGGAAGTTCCTTCCCGGCATAAGCATCCCAGCGGATATATTGATAACCTCCGATATCAAGGACGCGGCAGCGGGTAAGGATATAATCATCCTTGCCGTTCCTTCCCAGTATTTAAGAGGCGTGCTTAAGAAGCTGAAGGGCTGCTGCGGCCGCGGCGCCGTATTCGTAAGCGTGACAAAAGGCATAGAGAACCGCACCTTGATGAGGATGACAGAGGTGGCGAGGGACGTCCTGGGCAATATCAGGATCGCCGCGCTGTCCGGGCCGACGATCGCGCGCGAAGTCGCGGAGGGTATGCCTACGACCGTGGTTGTGGCTTCCGCGGACAGGAAGATGAATACCTTTCTGCAGGATGTATTCAGCACGGAGAAGTTCCGCGTCTATACCAATAACGACCTGGCAGGCGTTGAGCTGGGCGGCAGCGTTAAGAACATCATAGCCATTGCCTGCGGTATATCCGACGGCCTGGGATTCGGCACCAACACCAAGGCCGCGATCGTATCCCGCGGCCTGGTTGAAATGAAGCGCCTGGGCGCGGCTATGGGGGCGAAAGAGAAGACCTTCAGCGGCATAAGCGGGCTGGGCGACCTTGTCACTACCTGCATAAGCCCGTTTAGCAGGAACCGTTCAGTGGGCGAGCAGATAGGCAAAGGCAGAAAATTGCCCGAGATCATAAACAGATTGAAGATGGTCGCCGAAGGGGTCCCTACTGCCAAGTCGGTTTTTCAATTATCAAAAAAATACGCGGTGGAAATGCCGATAGCCGCGGAGATCTATAAAGTTATTTACAGGAATAAGAGCCCCAGGCAGGCCGTGTATGAGCTTATGACGCGGTCTAAGAAAGGAGAATAA
- a CDS encoding cofactor-independent phosphoglycerate mutase, with product MKYAVLVADGMADYPLKELDNRTPLEVARTPNMDFLAKHGRIGRVSTIPKDMSPASDVANISILGYDPKVYYTGRGPLEAANLGVKLKEGEVAFRCNLITAGDDALVDYSAGHIGSKEAAILIKAIDKALGSSEVRFYPGVSYRHLMVVSGSAAEGMSEVSAVAPHDIMGKKISRNFPKGSGADFLIKLMNDSRRVLSEHEINSVRIDLKENPANMIWLWGQGKKPAMPSFKERFGISGSIISAVDLIKGLGRILGLSVINVEGATGYYDTNYEGKARAACSSLQKSDLVFLHVEAPDEAGHNADLREKMLAIERFDKSIVGALLEMFEKQKDMRILVLPDHATPISLRTHTNDPVCFVIFGKDIIGEGALGFSEKSAENSALIFENGHELLPFFLKGV from the coding sequence ATGAAATACGCGGTATTGGTCGCGGATGGTATGGCGGATTATCCTCTTAAGGAGCTGGATAACAGGACGCCTCTGGAAGTCGCCAGGACGCCCAATATGGATTTTCTCGCCAAACACGGCAGGATAGGCCGCGTCAGCACTATCCCCAAAGATATGTCTCCGGCTTCAGATGTAGCCAATATCTCCATACTCGGTTATGACCCCAAGGTGTATTATACGGGCAGGGGGCCGCTTGAAGCAGCTAACCTCGGAGTGAAGCTTAAAGAAGGAGAGGTCGCCTTCAGGTGCAATCTTATTACTGCCGGAGACGACGCGCTCGTTGATTACAGCGCCGGGCACATAGGTTCCAAGGAAGCGGCTATATTGATAAAGGCCATAGATAAGGCGCTCGGTTCCTCGGAGGTGCGATTTTATCCCGGCGTCAGCTACAGGCATCTTATGGTGGTAAGCGGCAGCGCTGCCGAGGGCATGTCTGAGGTTTCGGCAGTTGCCCCGCACGATATAATGGGCAAGAAGATATCCAGGAATTTCCCTAAAGGCAGCGGCGCCGATTTTTTGATAAAGTTGATGAACGACTCGCGCCGCGTCCTTTCAGAACACGAGATAAACAGCGTAAGGATAGACCTGAAAGAGAACCCCGCCAATATGATCTGGCTTTGGGGACAGGGCAAGAAGCCCGCCATGCCTTCGTTCAAGGAGAGGTTTGGCATAAGCGGCTCCATAATATCGGCGGTAGACCTTATAAAGGGGCTGGGGAGGATACTGGGGTTGTCCGTTATAAATGTTGAGGGCGCGACCGGCTATTATGACACGAATTACGAAGGTAAAGCGAGGGCGGCCTGTTCTTCTTTGCAAAAGAGCGACCTTGTATTTTTGCACGTTGAGGCCCCCGATGAGGCGGGCCATAACGCGGACTTGAGGGAGAAGATGCTTGCCATTGAGAGGTTTGACAAGTCCATAGTGGGCGCCCTTCTTGAAATGTTTGAAAAGCAGAAGGATATGCGCATACTTGTTTTACCCGACCATGCCACTCCGATCTCCCTCAGGACGCACACGAATGACCCTGTATGTTTCGTTATCTTCGGCAAGGATATCATAGGCGAAGGCGCCCTGGGGTTTTCCGAGAAGTCGGCAGAGAACAGCGCTCTTATTTTTGAGAACGGTCACGAATTACTGCCGTTTTTTTTGAAGGGGGTTTAG
- a CDS encoding PilZ domain-containing protein, with translation MSYGGQERRRQPRVAARFIVSYRILEDIDNVDTSQTKNLSLGGMLLTTNRPFDTGTFLALQIRLPFDPDSISITAKVLESRELIKDLIYDTRLQFLQIDDRHLKTLTQTVDHYLKRENT, from the coding sequence ATGTCTTACGGCGGACAGGAAAGAAGGCGCCAGCCCCGTGTGGCGGCGAGGTTCATAGTTTCTTACCGTATCCTTGAAGATATTGATAACGTGGATACGTCACAGACCAAAAATTTAAGTTTAGGCGGGATGCTGCTTACTACCAACAGGCCGTTCGATACCGGCACATTTCTTGCCTTGCAGATCCGGCTTCCCTTTGATCCCGACTCTATAAGCATAACGGCAAAGGTCCTGGAGTCCAGAGAATTAATAAAAGATTTGATATATGATACGCGGCTGCAGTTCCTGCAGATAGACGACAGGCACCTGAAGACGCTTACGCAGACCGTGGATCATTATTTGAAGAGGGAAAACACATAG